AGGGGTTGTTGATTTTTGCCATGGCCTGCATCGGCAACTTCGCCTTCGCCTCGGCCACCCAGGGCTGGTTCGTGGCCCGCAACCGGATCTGGGAGGTGCCACTTTTTTTGTTGGTGACCTTCTCGCTGATGCGGCCGGACGCGGTGGCGCCGATTCTGGGGCTGGCCCATGAGCAGCGCTACTGGACCTACCTCATCGGGTTGGCCATCTTCGGGCTGCTCTACCTGATGCAGCGGCCCCGCATTCCCCTGGCGACGGCGACGGAAAGCGGTTGAACCAGCGGCCGCCGGTGCGCCGGCGGGTCGACCCGGAAGGAGGAAAGCGATGGGCGACATTCAAAAAATCATGGTGGCCATTGCGTTCAGCGACTACTCCCAAGGCATCTTCGACTTCGGGGCGCGGCTGGCCCGCAACCTGGACGCCGAAATCCTCGTGGTGAGCGTCATCAACCAACGGGACGTGGCCGCCGTTCGCAAGGTGGCGGCCCTGGGGTACGCGGTCGACGGCGAACATTATGTCCAGGGGGTGCGTGAGGACCGCCTGAAAATGCTCACGGACTTTGCGGCCAAGACCGGATTTCCCGAGGAGCGCATCACGGTGCGGATCCTGCTGGGTGACCCCCTGGAGGAGCTGTTGAAAACGGCCCTGCGGGAAAATGTCGATCTGATCGTGATGGGGGTCAAGGGGCGCTCTGAGCTGGAACATGTTCTGGTGGGATCGGTGGCCGAGAAGATGTTTCGCCGCAGCCCGATCACCATCGTGTCCTATCGCGGCGAGAAGGAGGCCCACCACCTGCGCAAGCGGGTGGCGCATCTGCTATCGGATTAACGGCCGGGCGAGCGTTTCCTTTTTTCCCCGACCAACCGCGGCGGGTCCTCGAAGGGGCCCGCCGCTTGACTTTCGCACTCGGGGGCCTACCCTATTTTCAACGCTTTTTTGACACCGAAGAATAGAGGAGGTATCCAATGAATTCGCATCCAACCGACCCACAACGGCTTAAAATCATAATGGATCTGGAACGCCTCAACCGCTCCAACGCCGAGGGCTGCCCGGCCTGCGGCCGCAAGTTCTCCCTGGGGGATACCGTCGTACCGGCCTGCGGGGCGTGGGAGGGGGGCCCCAAGCTGATTCACGAACACGAGGCGGTCTTTGACCACAGCCGGGGGGGCTACGTCGAAAGGCGCTGCCACGCGGCAAACCGCGGCCCCATCGGAGCTTGACCCGGCCGGCGTTTTAGCTGGATACCTGTCCGCTGAGTCCGTGAGTAGCTTATCCTTGGGAAAAGGACCCTCGATTGGGACCTCAAAACGCCTTGCGGCATGACCGAGCGGGTGGTTTAAAAGGAAACTCTGTGGCTGCCAATGACCAACCCGATGCTGCCCAAGAGCAAAATTTCGGGTTCCAACCCCGAAGCCTACGCCAGCGGCTGGTGCTTTTTGTGCTGCTGCCGGTGGCGGTGCTGCTGTTTTTGATGGGTCTCGTCGGGTTTGTGTTCGCCCGCAACAGCCTGCTGACCCAGTGGCAGGAAGCGGCCGTGCTCAAACTCCAGCGGGCCGCTCACCGGGTTGACATGCGGCTGGTGGCGCCCAAGGAATGGCTGGGGATTTTCGCCAGCACACTCGGCCTCCCCAGTGCATCCACGGTGCAGCAGATGATCATCGAGCGGCTGCAGACCATGGAGGGGGTCGCCTATGTCAATCTGGTGTGGGAGGATCCCGCCCCGGAGGCCTCCCCCAGGGACCGCCGCCACGATGCCGCCCGGGGCCCCAGCGCGGGGGCTTTCCCCCCGGGAGGTCGTTCGCACCCCATGCACCGCGGGGGATCCAAGGCCGAGATCATGTCGCCGCGTTACGACGAACTTGTGGCGGGGGAAACCGTGACCCTGGTCGCCCCCTTGAGCGACCCGGACGGCAAGCGCCTCGGGCGCCTGGAGGTGGCCCTGCGCTTTGACTACATCATCCAGGACGTGTTGGGGTCGGGTTCGTGGCAGCAGGGTCTCAAGGCGTTTCTGGTGGACGATGCCGGACGGGTGCTGACCTGCACGGTTCCCGGCGGCTCCCTGAATCTCTGCGCCGCCGATGATGTCCTGACCCGCGAGACGCTGGCGGCCATGCAGACCCGGGATTCCGGGACCGTGCTGGGCAGGGGCCTTCCCCCGGCGGAGGTGAGCGGTTTTCACCGTCTCCAGGAGGCCCCCTGGACCCTGATCGTGATCGCCCCCGGGGACATGGTGCTGGCCCCGATCCTGCGCTTCCGGCGCTATTACGCCGTGACGGGGGTGGCTTTCATCGGGTTTGTGCTGGTTTTGATCCGCCTGATGACCCAGCGCACGGTGGCCGCCATCAAGGATGTCTCACGGGCCGCCGAGGCGGTGGCGCGCGGCGACCTGGGCGCGCCCCTGCCGGTGCGCAGCCGCGACGAGGTGGGCGAACTCACCCGCAGCTTCAACACCATGCTTTCTCAGCTGGAGGAGCGTATCCGCATCAAGCAAGCGTTAGGGCTCGCCCAACAGGTCCAGCAGAATCTACTGCCGGACCGCACCCTGACCTTTGGGAACCTCGCGGTTGCCGGCGCCAGCCTTTACTGTGAAGAGACCGGCGGGGATTACTTTGATTTTCTGCAGTTTCCGGCCCTGGGCGACGGGCGGCTGGGGATCGCGGTGGGTGATGTGGTGGGCCACGGCGTGGCCTCGGCGCTGTTGATGGCCACCGTGCGCGCCCTCTTGCGCAGCCGGGCCTCCCAGGGGGGCGCAGCGGGGCGGATTGTAACGGATGTCAACCGCCTGTTGTGCTTGGACACGGCCGCGGCGGGCAATTTCATGACCCTTTTCTTCGCTCTGCTGGACCCTGCCGCCGGGGAGATCCGCTGGGCGCGGGCGGGCCACGAACCGGCCCTGCTCTACGACGGCGGCGAAGACAGCTTTTTGGAGCTGCGCGGCACCGGAATGGCCCTGGGCGTGGATGAGACCCAGGAATACGCGTCCTCCAGCTACGTCGGCTGGAGCGCAAGGCAACTGCTGCTTTTCGGCACCGACGGGATTTGGGAGACCGAGAACATGGGCGGGGAGCGCTTCGGTAAGAAGCGCCTGCGGCAGCTGTTGCGTGAGAACTGGCAGCGCTCGCCGACGGACATTCTGCGGGCCGTCACCGACGCCGTGGCGGCCTTTCGGCGCGATGCGGTTCAGCACGACGACATCACCCTGGTGGTGGTCAAGTTCCGTCCGGCCGCAGCGGCCGGTGACTGAGGCCGCCGCCGGCCGCTACATGGCGTCCACGTCGGTTTCGGCGATCATTCGGTCCAACTCCTTTTTGAGGTTCGGCGGCAAGCCCACGATTTCAAGTGAAAGAAAGCCCTTGATGATCAGGGAGGTGGCGTCCTGCTCGCTGAGCCCGCGGGCCATGAGATACTCGATCTCATCGCGGGCGATCTTGCCCACCGCCGCCTCGTGGGACATCTCCACATCGGGGGTGCGGCCCTCCAGCTCGGGAATGGCGTGAATCGCGCCCTGCTCCGAGAGCAGCAGCCCCTTGCACTCCAGGTGGGCCTTGGCGCCCGGCTGGGCGCCCACCAGGTGACCGCGGGCGATGATTTTACCTCCGGTGGAGACCGCGCGCGAGACGATCTCGGCCCGGCAGTTGGGGGCTTCCATCAGCACCCGACTGCCCACGTCCATCAGCGACCCCGGCCGCGCCATGAGAACCGAGTTGAGGCTGGCGGCGGCGTTTGGCCCCCGGAGGGTCACACTCGGGTACATCTGGATATCGCGCGCCGGCACCAGGCAGATGTAGTTGGAGATGAAGGTGCCGCCCGCCTCGACGATCACGGCGGTCCGGGGGCGCACGGCCATCTGTTCGGGCCAGTGGTGGATCATGGTGAAGGAGAGTGTGGCGCCCTTTTGGACGTAGAACTCTGACACCCCCACATGCAGGCCCGAGCGCACCCCGTGGGAGGTCGCGCAGCCGGTGATGATGTTGAGCTCGGCGTTTTCCTCGGCAATCACGATGTTGTGGACATCCTGGGCGAGCTTGTCCTCGGTGAGGTAGAGACAGGCCTGCAGCGGGTAGTGGGCCTTGGCGCCGGCCCGGGCGCGGATGAAATACCCCTGCCCGTGGCGGGTCTCGGCCCTGCGGGTGTAGCGGTCCTTGTCCATCGCCACCGCCTGCCACCAGTATTCCTTGAGCCCGTCGTATTTATCCCGTGCATCGCCCACGGCCAGCATCTCGACCCCCTCATGGAGGCTGCGGCAGTGGACCACCGAGTGGTCCATCTGGAAAAAACTGCCCGAGCGTTCCTTCTCGCCGGGGTCCACCCCGGCCAGCAGGAGTTGCTTCCGGTCGTCGGCTGGCAGACCCGCGAGGTCGGCCAGCGGCGGGTGGGCCGGAACGTCCTCGCGGTAAAGGCTCAGGTCCAGGTCGGCGGGGCCGTCACCGGTTTGGGTGCTCATGTCTTTTCTCCTTGGCGGAAGCAGCGGTAGCATTCCTTGAAGCCGCAGTCCCGTATAGTGTGCAGCATTTCCCGCGGATTGGCCTGACAGGCGATCCGGCCCTCCATCAGGACATGGCCGACATCCACGTTGACGTACTCCAGGATATGACCGGTGTGGGTGATGATCAGGCCCGACTTGCGGGACTGGGCGTAAATCTGTTTCAGGGTGCGGATGCCGTTGGGGGTGTGTTTGCGGCCGAGTACATGGTTGGTGTACTCGCCGATGAGGTGAATGTTCTCCAGGTCCACACCGGACTCGGGCTCGTCCAAGAGAACCAGGTCGGGGTCCTGCAGCAGCAGTTGGAGCAGTTCGGCGCGCTTGATCTCCCCGCCGGAAAAGCCAACGTTGATTTCGCGGTCGAGAAAGTCCAGCAGGTTGAGTCCCCTGGCCAACTCCTCCAGCAGTGCGCCGTTGCGCCGGGCACTGGCGGTGATCAGCTCCCTGAGTTTCACGCCGCGAATGGTCGGCGGGCGCTGGAAGGAGATCCCCAGGCCCAGCCGGGCGCGTTCGTCGGTGGGCAAGGCAATGATGTTTTGCCCTTTGAACCAGATCTCCCCGCTCACGGTATAGCCTGAAAATCCCATCAGAGCGTTGAGCAGGGTGGTTTTACCGGAGCCATTGGGGCCGAAGATCGCGTGGATCTCGCCTGTGTTGATGCTGAAGTTGACGTCTTTGAGGATCTCTTTGGCGCCCACCCGCACCCTGAGGTCCCTGACGTCCAGCAGGGGTGTTGCCGTCATTTTTCGAATTCCTGTCTGGGGGGCTCCCCGTCATGCGGACCCATGGCGGTGCGCCTATTTTTCATCGGTCGAGGCTTTGACCTCCGCCACGATGTTCTTGAGGTCGCGGCGGCTGCGATAGGGCTGGCTCAGGGCCTGGATGATTTTTTTCATCTGCCTGCGCCGGCGCTCGGCGGCCGCGGTGAGCTTTTCCTCCAGCACCTCCAGCGGGCAGGGTTTCATCAGGTAGTCAAAGGCCCCGCGCTTCATGCCCTCGATGGCCTCGGCGACCGTGGCGTGACCGGTCAACATGATGACCTCCACCAGCGGATGCCGATCCCGGATCAAATTGAAGGTTTCGATGCCGTCAAGCCCCGGCATGCGGACGTCCAGCAGAACCACCTCCACATTGCCGCCCTCTTCCAAGCCCGCCATGACCCGATTGTTGTAATCGATGCCGGCCCGCTCGTCCAGCCACTCGATGGCGGCCTCGCCGCTGTGCACGGTGCTGACGGTGAAGTCCCGTCTACGCAGCCGGTTGGCCAGGGTGGTCACAAAAGGCACTTCGTCATCCACCAGGAGCACATTTGCTTTAACCATTGCCTTGCCTCCCTTGCTTTTACGTCTCATTTTAGTCCTCCCCGGCGCGCATGTCCATAGAAGATTGCGGCGCGGGCCCAGCAACCCGCGTTGACCCGGCTCGCGCCGCGAACGCCCGGGCGTTTGCGGCCTTGACCCCCCGCGCTCTTTTCACTATAGTACTCGCTTTGCGGGGCGCTGCGGCCCGCACACGGCCCTCGGGGCCGGCGCCGTTGGTGGCCGCCGGCTGCAGGCGCTACCATTAAGGGAGTGATCTCGCGATGCATGTGACCTTCTATGGCGCCGTGCGTGAAGTTACCGGCTCCATGCACCTCATCAGCTCGGAAACCGATCGGGTCCTGTTGGACTGCGGGCTTTTCCAGGGACGGCGCCGGGAAAGCGACCGCAAAAACCGCATTTTGCCGTTTGACCCGCGGATTCTGACCAATGTCGTTCTCTCCCACGCCCACATCGACCACTCCGGACGCCTGCCGCTGCTGGTCCGGCAGGATTTCGCCGGCCGCATCATCTGCACCCGGGCCACCGCCGGCGCCTGCAGCTATCTCCTGCCCGACAGCGCCCGTATCCAGGAGTCCGACGCCGAGTACCTCAACTACAAGACCGTGCGGGGGCACCTTTACGACCTGAAGACCTCGCCCCGCACCCATAAGGTCAGCAAACGCGAGGTGCGCCGGATCAAAGAGCTGCTCAAGACCGACCACAACCGCCTCAACACCGGGGTCATCGACGAATTGATCGCCAAGTACCATCTGGAGGCGGTGCGGCCGCTTTACACCGTCGCGGACGCCGAGGCCGCGCTATCGTATTTCGACGGCTATCCTTACCGCGAGCCGGTGGCTGTGGGCCGTGAGATGCACTGCACCTTCTACGACGCCGGCCACATTCTCGGCTCGGCTGTGAGCATCATTCGCCTGCGCGAGGACCATCGCTGCTGCACCGTGGGCTTCAGCGGCGACCTGGGGCGGTTTGGCATGCCGATCCTGCGGGACCCGACCTTGGCCTTCGCGCCCGAGGACGCCGCCCTTGATCTGCTGATTATGGAGAGCACCTACGGCCAGCGGCGGCACAGCGCCGTGGCGGACCTTAAAAGCGCCCTCCAGACCGCTTTGCAGGACGCCATCGCCCGCGGCGGCGTTGTTTTGATTCCCTCATTTGCCTACGGGCGCGCCCAGGTGCTGCTCTACATGCTGCACCTGCTCTACGACGAGGGGGCCCTGCCGCGCCTGCCGATCTACCTGGACAGCCCTCTGGGGACCAAGATGACCCAGGTCTACGCCGAACACCCCGAAGTCTACGACCGCGAGGCCAACGAGGTCTTCCTGGCCAACGGCAAGAACCCGTTCACCTTTCACCACGTCAACTTCGTCGCCTCGGTGGAGGAGTCCATGGCCCTGATGCGCGACCCCCGCCCGGCGATTGTGATCGCGGCCTCGGGGATGTGCGAGGCGGGCCGCATTCTGCACCACCTGCGCTACAAGATCCACGACCCGCGCAACACCATCCTGATCGTGGGCTACATGGCCGAGAACACTCTCGGCCGGCGCATCCTGGAATTCGGGCAGGCTTACGAGGCCGCCGGCCGCTCAGGCCCGGCGCCGGTGGTCAAATTTCTCAACAAGGAATACCCCCTGCGGGCGCGTGTGGTGAAGCTCGACGGCTTCAGCGCCCACGGTGACCGGGATGAGATGCTGCGTTTTTTGCGCGCCTCGAACCTCAAAATCCGACGAATCGCCCTGGTCCACGGGGAGGAGGCACAGTCCCTGGCTTTTGCCGATTTCCTGCGCGGCGAGGGGTTCGACGCCTTCGTCCCCCGGGTCGGGGAATCGGTGCGCCTGTAGCCGCGGGGGCCTTATGATCAGCGTCGAAAATCTCAGCAAAAGCTACGGCGGAAGAGTGCTGTTCGAGTCCATCAGCTTTCGCCTCAACGCCCGCGAGCGGGTGGGGCTGGTGGCCCGCAACGGCGAGGGCAAGACCACGCTGTTGCGGATCATCGTTGGTGAGGAGCAGGCCGATGCCGGCAGCCTGGTCATTCCCCGCAACTATCGCATCGGCTACGTGCGCCAGCAGTTGGATTTCAGCGCTGATACGGTTCTGGGAGAGGGCGTTCGCGGGCTGCCGCCCCACGAGCGCGACCAGGTCTGGAAGGTCGAAAAAATCCTGACCGGTCTGGGGTTTTCCGAAAACGATTTCGGGCGGCGCCCATCGGATTTCTCCGGCGGCTACCAGGTGCGGCTGAACCTCGCCAAGGTCCTGGTCTCTGAACCGGACCTGCTGTTGCTGGATGAGCCCACCAACTACCTGGACATCACCTCCATCCGCTGGATCGAGCGTTTTCTCCTGAACTGGCTCCACGAGGTGATTTTGGTCACCCACGACCGCGGTTTCATGGACAAACTCGCCACCCATATCGTCGGCCTGCACCGCGGCAAGGCCCGCAAGATCGCCGGCGACACCCACAAGTACTACGCCCAGATCGCCCAGGAGGAGGAGATCTTCGAAAAGACCCGCCTCAACGACGAGCGTCGCCGCAAGGAGATCGAGCTGTTCATTTCGCGCTTCCGCGCCAAGGCCCGCCTGGCCAATCTGGTGCAGTCGCGGATCAAGACCCTGGGCAAGATGGAGAAAACGGAAAAGCTGGAAAAGCTCCAGGAGCTGGATTTCGCCTTTCGCAGCCGGCCCTTCAAGGGTAAATTTGTGCTCCAGGTGCGGGGCCTCGCGTTTGGCTTCGCGCCCGGCCGGCCGCTTTTCAAGGGGCTGGACTTTGCGGTGCGCGCCCAGGACCGGATCTGCATCATCGGCCCCAACGGCCGGGGCAAAACCACCCTGCTCAAACTCCTCCATGGCGCCCTGACCCCCACCAGCGGCGAGGTGAGCCCGCACCCGGCGGCGGCCCCGGGCTTTTTCGAGCAAACCAACGTGCAAAGCCTGGTGGACAGCCGCACGGTGGAGGAGGAGATCCTCTGGACCAGCCCGGATGTGGGCCGTCAGCAGGCCCGCAACATCTGCGGTGCGATGCTGTTTGCCGGCGACGAGGCCCTGAAGAAAATCAGCGTGCTTTCCGGCGGCGAAAAGGCGCGCGTGATGCTGGGCAAGCTCTTGCTGACACCGGTCAATCTCCTGCTGCTGGACGAACCGACCAACCATCTGGACATGGAATCCTGCGACGCCCTTCTGGCCGCCATCGATAGCTTCCCGGGCGCGGTGGTGATGGTGACCCACAACGAGATGTTTCTGCACACCCTGGCCGAGCGTCTGATCGTCTTCCAAGGCGGCACTGCCCGCCTCTTCGAAGGCGGCTACCAGCGCTTCCTGGAAACCGAAGGCTGGCGCGACGAGGGCGGAGCCGCCGGCGGGAGCCGCAGCGGCGCGC
This Desulfobacteraceae bacterium DNA region includes the following protein-coding sequences:
- a CDS encoding SufD family Fe-S cluster assembly protein, whose product is MSTQTGDGPADLDLSLYREDVPAHPPLADLAGLPADDRKQLLLAGVDPGEKERSGSFFQMDHSVVHCRSLHEGVEMLAVGDARDKYDGLKEYWWQAVAMDKDRYTRRAETRHGQGYFIRARAGAKAHYPLQACLYLTEDKLAQDVHNIVIAEENAELNIITGCATSHGVRSGLHVGVSEFYVQKGATLSFTMIHHWPEQMAVRPRTAVIVEAGGTFISNYICLVPARDIQMYPSVTLRGPNAAASLNSVLMARPGSLMDVGSRVLMEAPNCRAEIVSRAVSTGGKIIARGHLVGAQPGAKAHLECKGLLLSEQGAIHAIPELEGRTPDVEMSHEAAVGKIARDEIEYLMARGLSEQDATSLIIKGFLSLEIVGLPPNLKKELDRMIAETDVDAM
- a CDS encoding response regulator, translated to MVKANVLLVDDEVPFVTTLANRLRRRDFTVSTVHSGEAAIEWLDERAGIDYNNRVMAGLEEGGNVEVVLLDVRMPGLDGIETFNLIRDRHPLVEVIMLTGHATVAEAIEGMKRGAFDYLMKPCPLEVLEEKLTAAAERRRRQMKKIIQALSQPYRSRRDLKNIVAEVKASTDEK
- a CDS encoding ATP-binding cassette domain-containing protein, which produces MISVENLSKSYGGRVLFESISFRLNARERVGLVARNGEGKTTLLRIIVGEEQADAGSLVIPRNYRIGYVRQQLDFSADTVLGEGVRGLPPHERDQVWKVEKILTGLGFSENDFGRRPSDFSGGYQVRLNLAKVLVSEPDLLLLDEPTNYLDITSIRWIERFLLNWLHEVILVTHDRGFMDKLATHIVGLHRGKARKIAGDTHKYYAQIAQEEEIFEKTRLNDERRRKEIELFISRFRAKARLANLVQSRIKTLGKMEKTEKLEKLQELDFAFRSRPFKGKFVLQVRGLAFGFAPGRPLFKGLDFAVRAQDRICIIGPNGRGKTTLLKLLHGALTPTSGEVSPHPAAAPGFFEQTNVQSLVDSRTVEEEILWTSPDVGRQQARNICGAMLFAGDEALKKISVLSGGEKARVMLGKLLLTPVNLLLLDEPTNHLDMESCDALLAAIDSFPGAVVMVTHNEMFLHTLAERLIVFQGGTARLFEGGYQRFLETEGWRDEGGAAGGSRSGAQMVKLSKKEARRRRSEIITRRGRELRPLEEAIAAAENRIEAEEARLKDLNGGILAASQNGDGARIAELSRSLHACQEAIDRHFAELEKLSAALNRKNAGFESQLAQLGEGDASD
- a CDS encoding universal stress protein; translated protein: MGDIQKIMVAIAFSDYSQGIFDFGARLARNLDAEILVVSVINQRDVAAVRKVAALGYAVDGEHYVQGVREDRLKMLTDFAAKTGFPEERITVRILLGDPLEELLKTALRENVDLIVMGVKGRSELEHVLVGSVAEKMFRRSPITIVSYRGEKEAHHLRKRVAHLLSD
- a CDS encoding ABC transporter ATP-binding protein; the protein is MTATPLLDVRDLRVRVGAKEILKDVNFSINTGEIHAIFGPNGSGKTTLLNALMGFSGYTVSGEIWFKGQNIIALPTDERARLGLGISFQRPPTIRGVKLRELITASARRNGALLEELARGLNLLDFLDREINVGFSGGEIKRAELLQLLLQDPDLVLLDEPESGVDLENIHLIGEYTNHVLGRKHTPNGIRTLKQIYAQSRKSGLIITHTGHILEYVNVDVGHVLMEGRIACQANPREMLHTIRDCGFKECYRCFRQGEKT
- a CDS encoding SpoIIE family protein phosphatase; amino-acid sequence: MAANDQPDAAQEQNFGFQPRSLRQRLVLFVLLPVAVLLFLMGLVGFVFARNSLLTQWQEAAVLKLQRAAHRVDMRLVAPKEWLGIFASTLGLPSASTVQQMIIERLQTMEGVAYVNLVWEDPAPEASPRDRRHDAARGPSAGAFPPGGRSHPMHRGGSKAEIMSPRYDELVAGETVTLVAPLSDPDGKRLGRLEVALRFDYIIQDVLGSGSWQQGLKAFLVDDAGRVLTCTVPGGSLNLCAADDVLTRETLAAMQTRDSGTVLGRGLPPAEVSGFHRLQEAPWTLIVIAPGDMVLAPILRFRRYYAVTGVAFIGFVLVLIRLMTQRTVAAIKDVSRAAEAVARGDLGAPLPVRSRDEVGELTRSFNTMLSQLEERIRIKQALGLAQQVQQNLLPDRTLTFGNLAVAGASLYCEETGGDYFDFLQFPALGDGRLGIAVGDVVGHGVASALLMATVRALLRSRASQGGAAGRIVTDVNRLLCLDTAAAGNFMTLFFALLDPAAGEIRWARAGHEPALLYDGGEDSFLELRGTGMALGVDETQEYASSSYVGWSARQLLLFGTDGIWETENMGGERFGKKRLRQLLRENWQRSPTDILRAVTDAVAAFRRDAVQHDDITLVVVKFRPAAAAGD
- a CDS encoding MBL fold metallo-hydrolase; this translates as MHVTFYGAVREVTGSMHLISSETDRVLLDCGLFQGRRRESDRKNRILPFDPRILTNVVLSHAHIDHSGRLPLLVRQDFAGRIICTRATAGACSYLLPDSARIQESDAEYLNYKTVRGHLYDLKTSPRTHKVSKREVRRIKELLKTDHNRLNTGVIDELIAKYHLEAVRPLYTVADAEAALSYFDGYPYREPVAVGREMHCTFYDAGHILGSAVSIIRLREDHRCCTVGFSGDLGRFGMPILRDPTLAFAPEDAALDLLIMESTYGQRRHSAVADLKSALQTALQDAIARGGVVLIPSFAYGRAQVLLYMLHLLYDEGALPRLPIYLDSPLGTKMTQVYAEHPEVYDREANEVFLANGKNPFTFHHVNFVASVEESMALMRDPRPAIVIAASGMCEAGRILHHLRYKIHDPRNTILIVGYMAENTLGRRILEFGQAYEAAGRSGPAPVVKFLNKEYPLRARVVKLDGFSAHGDRDEMLRFLRASNLKIRRIALVHGEEAQSLAFADFLRGEGFDAFVPRVGESVRL